The window GCGATGATGAATTTACCAACGATCTAAAAAGCAGGGAAGAACTACTTGATCGCTGGGAAAAAGGATGGCAAATTTTTTTAAAAACTTTATACGAAATCGACGAAAAAGATCTTTTAAAAACCATCACGATCCGGAATGAGCCTCATACTGTCATCCAAGCTATCGAAAGACAAATGTACCACTATTCTTATCACATCGGACAGATCGTCTATATTGCAAAACAAATAAAATCTACAGATTGGAAAACGTTAACGATACCAAAGAGAAGACAGTAGAGTAGCACCATCGTTGGAATGAATGAAGCTGTTAAAATGATTTTTTAAACCAGATTACGATACTGGCTTTTAGGAATTTCTTTTAATGGGGCGAAAGGGGGACTCGATTTGAATTCAGGGAAATCATCTGGAAGTGGCAAAATGTCCATTCAATATGGATGGAAAATCGGATTTTTGCCTAATGAATGCATTAAAGATGAACCGGAAGGAAGTCCATGTCGATCATTTGATGATGCTCAAACCGTATATTCCTAGCATTTATTATGGAGCTGAGTTCACTACCATTTGGTTGAAAAATTTAAAATCGTTAATAGCATCCGTATCATAAAAGAATTGATAGATTTTTTGGATGAATGATAAAAATCTTTCTATCACCGGAAGTATTGCTTTTTTGTCATTTCCGGTGATAAGATTAATCATAAAAATAAAACCTATTATTCATACCAAAAAACTAAGAATAGAAAAGAGGGAGATGCACATTAGTGATCAGTTTGGATTAGATCAAAGTCCGATCCTTGAAGGCTCTTCAGCTGTTGACGCCTCGCTCAAAAAGCAGGGGGCTACTCGCGCTTCTGGGTGTCGAAGCATCATCATACGGAACAGTTGGCCGGGTCGTCTCCGGAAGTTTTAATGTCGTATTTGCTTGCCCGAACGAGGTCGATCCGCATCGGATCAGGAGGCGTCATGCTTCAGCATTATAGTCCTTTTAAAGTAGCGGAAAATTTTCATGTTTTGTCTACTCTAGCTTCCGGAAGAGTCGATCTTGGGATTGGGAAGGCTCCGGGCGGACT of the Bacillus smithii genome contains:
- a CDS encoding DinB family protein, with protein sequence MTIGQEYLKVVRERFLDMKKTAERAMEQLSEDELFYCFNEESNSIGMIVKHMNGNMISRWTDFFASDGEKPNRNRDDEFTNDLKSREELLDRWEKGWQIFLKTLYEIDEKDLLKTITIRNEPHTVIQAIERQMYHYSYHIGQIVYIAKQIKSTDWKTLTIPKRRQ